In Scatophagus argus isolate fScaArg1 chromosome 14, fScaArg1.pri, whole genome shotgun sequence, the following proteins share a genomic window:
- the vps26bl gene encoding vacuolar protein sorting-associated protein 26B-like — protein MSFFGFGQSADIDIVLNDAETRKKTEHKSEDGKKDKYFLFYDGETVSGKVNVTLKYPGKRLEHNGIKIEFIGQIELYYDRGNHHEFVSLVKDLARPGELTQSQTFDFEFTHVEKPYESYTGQNVKLRYFLRATVGRRLNDISKELDIVVHTLSTYPELNSSIKMEVGIEDCLHIEFEYNKSKYHLKDVIVGKIYFLLVRIKIKHMEIDIIKRETTGTGPNVYHENDTVAKYEIMDGAPVRGESIPIRLFLAGYEMTPTMRDINKKFSVRYYLNLVLIDEEERRYFKQQEITLWRKGDIVRKSMSHQAAIASQRFDPERSQTQSNEEDS, from the exons ATGAGCTTCTTTGGTTTTGGTCAAAGTGCCGACATCGATATAGTTCTTAATGACGCcgaaacaagaaagaaaactgaacataAAAGCGAAGACGGCAAGAAGGACAAATATTTCCTCTTCTACGACGGGGAAACGGTGTCAGGGAAAGTCAACGTTACGCTAAAGTACCCGGGAAAGAGGCTGGAGCACAACGGCATCAAGATTGAGTTTATCGGCCAGATAG aGCTGTACTATGACAGAGGAAACCACCATGAGTTTGTGTCCCTTGTGAAAGATTTGGCTCGTCCAGGAGagctcacacagtcacagacgTTTGACTTTGAGTTCACTCATGTGGAGAAACCCTACGAGTCTTACACCGGTCAGAACGTTAAACTACG CTACTTTCTGAGGGCGACAGTAGGTCGACGACTGAATGACATCAGTAAAGAGCTGGACATTGTGGTTCACACACTCAGCACCTACCCTGAGCTCAATTCCTCCATCAAGATGGAAGTGGGGATCGAAGACTGTCTACACATAGAGTTTGAATACAACAAATCCAA GTATCACCTAAAAGATGTGATTGTAGGGAAGATTTACTTTCTGCTGGTGAGGATTAAGATCAAACATATGGAGATCGACATAATTAAACGCGAGACTACTGGCACAGGTCCAAATGTCTACCACGAGAACGACACCGTGGCAAAGTATGAAATCATGGATGGTGCACCAGTCAGAG GAGAGTCCATCCCCATCAGGCTGTTTCTGGCAGGCTATGAGATGACGCCCACCATGAGGGACATTAACAAGAAGTTCTCTGTGCGGTACTACCTCAACTTGGTTCTTATCGATGAGGAGGAAAGACGCTATTTCAAACAGCAG GAGATCACATTGTGGAGGAAAGGTGACATAGTGAGGAAGAGTATGTCTCATCAAGCGGCCATCGCCTCGCAGCGCTTCGATCCAGAGAGGTCCCAGACCCAGAGCAATGAAGAAGACAGCTAA